Proteins found in one Planococcus citri chromosome 2, ihPlaCitr1.1, whole genome shotgun sequence genomic segment:
- the LOC135836117 gene encoding uncharacterized protein LOC135836117 isoform X1, whose protein sequence is MNCSYIAGLVVLLEVFHIVSSKGSRELSAPSGDDESSEPSCDELRKMWRHTKREMQQKTEVPMPRYKSSRYHEPFSYGWKAQARPRNAMKYSKPVYGRLVHSPDKFMYRNNIPDRFRSFDQVARMVGGGSSYYTPTLTAPAKPTFFRLEYPVRRPVLPVRISHIGRFHELQNILRNERAEDLQTVKSKDNTESNDSSGTNTDSTGSGYAAFPYQQSRVEEDDVTAVNSRGRKLRGTNSDILDEQSAFTGNGDEGSLSIDLSEDGDSISSTSKPMLLDDIPRRWASGEWKR, encoded by the exons ATGAACTGTTCATATATAGCTGGGCTAGTCGTATTGCTGGAAGTATTTCACATTGTTTCGTCAAAAGGCTCTAGAGAGTTATCAGCACCAAGTGGCGACGACGAAAGTAGTGAGCCTAGTTGCGACGAGTTGCGCAAAATGTGGAGACACACGAAACGCGAAATGCAGCAAAAGACAGAGGTGCCGATGCCTCGATACAAATCGTCCAGATATCACGAGCCTTTCTCGTACGGTTGGAAGGCTCAAGCTAGGCCGAGAAATGCCATGAAGTACTCGAAACCGGTCTACGGCCGGTTAGTGCATTCGCCGGATAAATTCATGTACCGGAACAATATACCGGATCGGTTTAGATCGTTCGATCAAGTAGCACGAATGGTAGGTGGTGGGTCATCGTACTATACGCCTACGTTGACCGCTCCAGCCAAACCGACATTTTTTCGGCTCGAGTATCCGGTCAGAAGACCGGTTCTGCCGGTGAGAATTTCACATATAGGCAGATTTCACGagttacaaaatattttaagaaaTGAACGTGCCGAAGATCTGCAGACTGTTAAATCGAAAGATAATACCGAATCGAACGATAGCTCCGGAACAAATACAGATTCGACAGGAAGTGG ATACGCCGCTTTTCCTTATCAACAATCACGTGTCGAAGAAGATGACGTCACTGCCGTCAATTCAAGAGGGAGAAAATTACGCGGTACAAATTCAGATATACTAGACGAACAAAGCGCATTTACTGGAAATGGGGATGAAGGTTCATTAAGTATCGATTTAAGTGAAGACGGAGATAGCATATCATCAACCAGTAAACCG
- the LOC135836117 gene encoding uncharacterized protein LOC135836117 isoform X2, with the protein MNCSYIAGLVVLLEVFHIVSSKGSRELSAPSGDDESSEPSCDELRKMWRHTKREMQQKTEVPMPRYKSSRYHEPFSYGWKAQARPRNAMKYSKPVYGRLVHSPDKFMYRNNIPDRFRSFDQVARMVGGGSSYYTPTLTAPAKPTFFRLEYPVRRPVLPVRISHIGRFHELQNILRNERAEDLQTVKSKDNTESNDSSGTNTDSTGSGYAAFPYQQSRVEEDDVTAVNSRGRKLRGTNSDILDEQSAFTGNGDEGSLSIDLSEDGDSISSTSKPKNVQEDFE; encoded by the exons ATGAACTGTTCATATATAGCTGGGCTAGTCGTATTGCTGGAAGTATTTCACATTGTTTCGTCAAAAGGCTCTAGAGAGTTATCAGCACCAAGTGGCGACGACGAAAGTAGTGAGCCTAGTTGCGACGAGTTGCGCAAAATGTGGAGACACACGAAACGCGAAATGCAGCAAAAGACAGAGGTGCCGATGCCTCGATACAAATCGTCCAGATATCACGAGCCTTTCTCGTACGGTTGGAAGGCTCAAGCTAGGCCGAGAAATGCCATGAAGTACTCGAAACCGGTCTACGGCCGGTTAGTGCATTCGCCGGATAAATTCATGTACCGGAACAATATACCGGATCGGTTTAGATCGTTCGATCAAGTAGCACGAATGGTAGGTGGTGGGTCATCGTACTATACGCCTACGTTGACCGCTCCAGCCAAACCGACATTTTTTCGGCTCGAGTATCCGGTCAGAAGACCGGTTCTGCCGGTGAGAATTTCACATATAGGCAGATTTCACGagttacaaaatattttaagaaaTGAACGTGCCGAAGATCTGCAGACTGTTAAATCGAAAGATAATACCGAATCGAACGATAGCTCCGGAACAAATACAGATTCGACAGGAAGTGG ATACGCCGCTTTTCCTTATCAACAATCACGTGTCGAAGAAGATGACGTCACTGCCGTCAATTCAAGAGGGAGAAAATTACGCGGTACAAATTCAGATATACTAGACGAACAAAGCGCATTTACTGGAAATGGGGATGAAGGTTCATTAAGTATCGATTTAAGTGAAGACGGAGATAGCATATCATCAACCAGTAAACCG